One Setaria viridis chromosome 7, Setaria_viridis_v4.0, whole genome shotgun sequence genomic region harbors:
- the LOC117863005 gene encoding putative F-box protein At3g58860, with protein sequence MEQERTQPATKRARPSSPPQARAADAEDRLSALDDATLHAILARVPLRDAAVTAALSRRWPRVFATLPRLVIRPATFNRRGFPDEGDEDRCEDPRRWMDALRRVLDGRAAPVAALEIDSRFMSVHCNWFNKVFRELCCNGGLLELSIVNTDYTECYALPSTVYACTTLTSLDLYNCWLRLPGSLVGLRPLRLLRLRNVTATDAELCRLIRRCSTMEHLEIHDVHKARNIIIEAPCLKKLYIYSYRPLCIVVKKAPPLDMVKLSLSYGCPEHSWSLHDTKNIDRDYSIHEMEEMLDYKKMAEREHKQTDEIKNMVKFLCGVSSTKSLRLHLSTEYSEVVSMSKASIPKSLPKKSYLLGLKSLSLILDHNHEVLSTFVSCLLNSCPNLKDLRIIELRHPGSPAPLPAEFWFEKINGGGFLYRLSSVTFYTNSLFEGHPCGGICKFLVMNAIALKKMSIEYHHSQVKPEHAAKLEAARRELRAWPRASDHVLLELTPIDYFPSF encoded by the exons atGGAGCAGGAGCGCACACAACCGGCGACGAAGAGGGCGaggccttcttctcctccgcaAGCCCGAGCTGCCGACGCGGAGGACCGGCTCAGCGCTCTCGATGACGCCACCCTGCACGCCATCCTCGCCCGCGTGCCCCTCCGCGACGCGGCGGTCACGGCCGCGCTCTCCCGCCGCTGGCCCCGCGTCTTCGCCACGCTCCCGCGACTGGTCATCCGCCCGGCCACATTCAACCGCCGCGGCTTCCCCGACGAGGGCGACGAGGACCGCTGCGAGGACCCCCGGCGCTGGATGGACGCCCTCCGCCGCGTCCtcgacggccgcgccgcgccggtcgCGGCTCTCGAGATCGACTCCAGGTTCATGAGCGTGCACTGCAACTGGTTCAACAAGGTCTTCCGCGAGCTCTGCTGCAATGGCGGGCTCCTGGAGCTCAGCATCGTCAACACCGACTACACAGAGTGCTACGCGCTGCCCTCCACTGTGTACGCCTGCACGACGCTCACCTCGCTGGACCTCTACAATTGCTGGCTCCGACTGCCCGGCTCCCTCGTCGGCCTGCGCCCCTTGCGATTGCTCCGGCTTCGCAACGTGACCGCAACGGACGCCGAACTCTGCCGCTTGATCCGGCGGTGCAGCACCATGGAGCATCTGGAGATCCATGACGTCCACAAGGCGCGGAACATCATCATAGAAGCGCCATGCCTCAAGAAGCTCTACATCTACTCGTACCGCCCGCTCTGCATCGTCGTAAAGAAGGCACCGCCTCTGGACATGGTGAAGCTGAGCCTCTCCTACGGCTGCCCTGAGCATTCTTGGAGCCTCCACGACACCAAGAACATTGATAGGGACTACTCAATTCATGAGATGGAGGAGATGCTTGATTACAAGAAGATGGCCGAGAGGGAGCACAAACAGACGGACGAGATCAAGAACATGGTGAAGTTCCTCTGTGGAGTAAGCTCCACCAAGAGCCTCCGGTTGCACTTATCAACTGAATACTCCGAG GTTGTGAGCATGTCCAAGGCTTCGATACCGAAGAGTTTGCCCAAGAAAAGCTATCTTCTCGGATTGAAATCACTTAGCCTTATTCTGGATCACAATCATGAAGTGCTTTCTACCTTTGTTTCATGCTTACTGAACAGCTGTCCCAACCTCAAGGATCTCAGAATCATT GAGCTTCGGCACCCGGGAAGCCCTGCGCCCTTACCTGCAGAGTTTTGGTTTGAGAAGATAAACGGAGGCGGTTTTCTGTATCGGTTGTCAAGCGTCACCTTCTACACCAATTCGCTCTTTGAAGGCCACCCTTGCGGGGGCATCTGTAAGTTCCTGGTGATGAACGCGATCGCCCTCAAGAAAATGAGCATCGAGTACCATCACTCGCAGGTGAAGCCTGAGCATGCAGCCAAGCTCGAAGCAGCCCGAAGGGAACTCCGTGCATGGCCAAGGGCTTCTGATCATGTGCTGCTGGAGTTGACTCCCATTGATTACTTCCCCAGTTTCTGA
- the LOC117862510 gene encoding transcription termination factor MTERF8, chloroplastic: MFASICRRRRLLRFRQIPSAAGADPSRRPYPIDALLSHGYSPAARAGAPPPEPCPATVSNLTSCGLLSPASTAARKHSIRSADRADAVRALFRSYGFTDADITEIVRRTSVVLTLDPDRILRPKLDLFASLGVRPRRLSTEPILLTRSLDNHLVPCVQFLRGVLGTDAAVRDAISQAPRILHAGLEKNMRPAVAALRRLGLLDEFISKLITIQVGVLRLSPERITQIFEYLKLLDLGVTDRAFLYAFRALCHLSRETWLRKVALYQSFGVSEGELLKAFKKQPTIPLFSDETITKKLQFYLDELKLQVSDVMRNPVLMGYSLEKCIIPRCAVLSVLMREGKIEPNIKLHTALLGSAKNFSDKYVMRYAHDVPDVVKAYEGNIKFEGFR; encoded by the coding sequence ATGTTCGCCTCCAtctgccggaggcggcggctccTCCGCTTCCGCCAAATCCCCTCCGCTGCCGGCGCAGACCCCAGCCGGCGGCCCTACCCCATCGACGCCCTCCTCTCCCACGGCTACTCCCCGGCTGCCCGCGCGGGCGCCCCGCCACCCGAGCCCTGCCCCGCCACCGTCTCCAACCTGACCTCCTGCGGGCTCCTCTCCCCCGCCTCCACGGCCGCCCGCAAGCACAGCATCCGCTCCGCCGACAGGGCCGACGCCGTCCGCGCGCTCTTCCGCAGCTACGGCTTCACCGACGCGGACATCACCGAGATAGTCCGCCGGACCTCGGTGGTTTTGACCCTCGACCCCGACCGGATCCTCCGCCCCAAGCTCGACCTCTTCGCCTCCCTCGGCGTCCGGCCGCGGAGGCTCTCCACCGAGCCGATCCTCCTCACGCGCAGCCTCGACAACCACCTTGTCCCCTGCGTCCAGTTCCTCCGCGGCGTCCTCGGCACCGACGCCGCTGTCCGTGACGCGATCTCCCAGGCCCCACGCATCCTCCACGCTGGCCTGGAGAAGAACATGCGCCCCGCCGTGGCCGCCCTGCGCCGTCTTGGACTCCTCGACGAGTTCATCTCGAAGCTCATCACCATCCAGGTAGGCGTGCTCAGGCTTTCGCCCGAACGCATCACCCAGATCTTCGAGTACCTCAAGTTGCTCGACCTGGGTGTAACAGATCGGGCCTTCCTCTACGCCTTCCGCGCTCTCTGCCACCTCAGTAGGGAGACATGGCTGCGAAAGGTGGCCCTGTACCAGAGCTTCGGAGTGTCCGAGGGAGAGCTGCTCAAGGCGTTCAAGAAGCAGCCCACGATACCCCTCTTCTCCGATGAGACCATAACGAAGAAGCTGCAGTTCTACCTGGACGAGCTTAAGCTTCAAGTAAGCGATGTAATGCGAAATCCTGTGCTTATGGGGTATAGCCTGGAGAAGTGCATCATACCAAGGTGCGCTGTGCTGAGTGTGTTGATGAGGGAGGGGAAGATTGAGCCaaacatcaagttacatacagCATTGCTCGGTAGCGCCAAGAACTTCTCCGACAAGTATGTGATGAGGTATGCTCATGATGTGCCAGATGTTGTTAAGGCATATGAGGGTAACATCAAATTCGAAGGTTTCAGATAG
- the LOC117862921 gene encoding protein FAF-like, chloroplastic, protein MFSRDKQSMAAPMAADGGLRRLFEKPLPENPTLLEALSACNRNVHPNKPIDPSSFTEIFGELHFQEKQQPERAVLMSQPPPRPPPRTASWVDIAAEAEMSNLSKDDSSLDGLLRPKPASTVKRSASFCMKKSSASLLLCTEGLGSESTVDADDMLKDGDAEAEASAAAALSGHSKNTDTDTDTERSSDVKDAGAGAVEHGKAEKQPPSFPPPIRSIGRGGGKSRVCFRSFREDGRFVLLEVVIPGKDLLQATREGGRLRLQFTKGAAAAMAGGVGVNEAVPGGDDDTKRPSKETLVM, encoded by the coding sequence ATGTTCTCGAGAGATAAGCAGTCGATGGCTGCGCCcatggcggcggacggcgggctGAGGCGGCTGTTCGAGAAGCCGCTGCCGGAGAACCCGACGCTGCTGGAGGCGCTGTCGGCGTGCAACCGCAACGTCCACCCCAATAAGCCCATCGACCCCTCGTCCTTCACCGAGATCTTCGGCGAGCTCCACTTCCAAGAGAAGCAGCAGCCGGAGCGAGCCGTCCTCATGTCGCAGCCACCGCCTCGCCCTCCTCCGCGCACGGCGTCGTGGGTCGAcatcgccgccgaggccgagatGAGCAACTTGAGCAAGGACGACTCGTCGCTGGACGGTCTCCTGAGGCCCAAGCCGGCGAGCACCGTGAAGAGGAGCGCGAGCTTCTGCATGAAGAAGAGCTCCGCGTCCCTGCTGCTGTGCACGGAGGGCCTCGGCTCCGAGAGCACCGTGGACGCCGACGACATGCTCAAGGACGgcgacgccgaggccgaggcctcagccgcggcggcgctcagCGGCCACAGCAAGAATACGGACACGGACACGGACACGGAGAGAAGCAGCGACGTGAAGGACGCTGGCGCCGGCGCAGTGGAACATGGAAAGGCGGAGAAGCAGCCGCCGTCGTTCCCGCCGCCGATACGGTCgatcgggcgcggcggcgggaaatCGCGCGTGTGCTTCCGGTCGTTCCGGGAGGACGGGCGGTTTGTGCTGCTGGAGGTGGTGATCCCCGGGAAGGATCTCCTGCAGGCGACGCGCGAGGGCGGGCGGCTCAGGCTGCAGTTTACCAAGGGCGCCGCTGCAGCCATGGCTGGTGGTGTGGGCGTCAACGAGGCGGTGCCCGGAGGAGACGACGACACCAAGCGTCCAAGCAAAGAAACATTAGTCATGTGA